The genomic stretch AGCTGCCGGCGGAGAAGCAGGCAACCAGAGACGCTGACAGCCGGGCCCAGCACCCGGCCGagttaccattgtacccctggggggtaggcctatataaaccccccagggcacccatgcaaagggttccgaaCCTGAGAGACCTAGACACATACCTAGAGGAAGAAGAGAGCTAGACGTGCCTCCTTCAACCTCTAGCATACAGCTCAAGGAGCGCTTTGTATTCACTAGTGCCTTAATGATCATGCGGAGATCCCGCAGAGCaggagtaggggtattatctccaaGGAGAGCCCCCAACCCGGGTAAAGTACGCaggcgttcgtgtctacgccttatcccgcttccgggcaccggcgacgttctactcgctcccatcccttggcatatgtcgcacccaacccccgacaacacaggttgaaggaatttatttcgatgaaacttttgcacctgttgttaGACTTGAGGCttttcgcatattacttgcttatgctaaccatcataatatcaccttatatcaaatggatgtgaaaagtgcattcctcaacggtaagcttgaggaagaagtatatgttgctcaacccccaggttttgaagatccaaagcatcccgacaaagtcttcagactcaacaaagGCCCtgtatggcctcaagcaggcccctcgggcgtggtatgatactttgaaggaattcctcatgaagaaaggcttcaaacctggttcactcgacccaactcttttcactaaatcttatgatgatgaattatttgtctgccaaatatatgttgatgatattattttttactgtactgaccaatgttatagtgatgaatttgcctatatgttgagtgaagaatatcaaatgtctatgatgggagaattgaaaaaaaaaataggtcttcaaattcgttaacagcgcaatggcatattcatatcttaggtgaaatacctcaaagatgtattgaggaaattcggcatgcaagactGTAAAGGGATCAAAATTCCAATGCCCataaatggccatctatgcactgatgaaaatggtatcgactttgatcaaaaggtataccgctccatggttggctctttattgtacctatgtgcatctaggccagatattatgcttagtgtttggaTGTGTGCCCggtttcaagctacaccgaaggaatcacaccataaggctgtgaagcatattcttcgatatctagctcacacaccaacacttggattatggtaccccaagggctcggcttttgatctcgttggatattcagactctgactatgctggtgaccgccgtgtggaccgcaagtcaacatcaggcacatgtcatttcctcggacgatctttggtctgttggtcctcgaagaaacagaactgtgtatcactctccactgcagaagctgagtacattgctgctggatcgtattgtgctcaattactatggatgaagcaaacactcaaggactatggcatcaacgtgaagaatgttcctctctactgcgacaacgagagcgctatcaagattgctcataacccagttcagcattCAAAGACCAAGCACAtccagattcgtcatcattttctttgtgatcatgtgttgaagggcgacatctccatTGAGCATGTACgaactgaagaacagctagccgatatcttcactaagccgttggatgagaagagatttagcaagttgaggtatgagctaaatatcctagaatcttcgaatgttctctgaaaaggacactcatcctaacacttatgctgacttgatgacttagatgtgcaacacacaaagtaatgtttttcttcaatcaatgaagactaaccctctaagtgtgaagaaattaacgaagaaatTGACTCTCagagccctacgacaattgtacgcggtatCTGAAGTCAGCTTTCTTATATGGTGGGttacgccaccaccaaaagttgaaaatcttcaatttgagtttttcctcagtttttgaaattcctcagtttttcaaattcttcaactttgcattgtcttcactatttccgtcgtttttcttcattggaaatatatatatgagtttatatcctctacagcattcacttattgctaattcttcaagttgatttcttctgctaagtgaatgtgatcggacccttccccctctatgctaaactcaacccaatctcacaaattcttcatgtgcattctgtttgaaactcgttcaaaatcttcactgtgtccttgtcagctgaagaaattgtgAACGGAACTTTCAActtatcttatctaaattttcggttttgccgcttaaaccgttccgcatcccatgACAATACTTATCTATTCATCCACGATCTTACACAATCgccacctctcagtacgtgggtggCACATGTCACGTGAATGAGAAGGgccaggggcacgttcgtccgaTTTCCTCGGGCGTACAGTTTTTCACTCGCACTATAAATACCTCAGCCTCTTCCTCACTTTGTTTTTTACTTCGCTCGTTCTCACTCCGGCTCGAGcttcccaaaccctagcgccgccgctacttcatcgccgtcggtgaggaagagcttcactgcctcgacctcgtcgctgTCGTACTCGTGTCGGCtgcggatttcttcactccgccgccgccatagctgtcttcctctgccaagttagggcgtgaAAGATCTGAactgacgaacttcacatctacacttcccagttcatcgtgttcttcatcaagggtaattaaaagttacttttactgccctcgttgctTCAAATGATTTCTTAAAAATCTTCAATGGTGTTTATTCTTCAAACcttcacacactgaacacctcacatgtcatctgctcttgattcatttctctaagcaataatttttcttcaagattctgCAATTATGTGGAtattcgatctatacaactctggaacctaagacaaagaacgcttagtgaaattcctcaagactcatctggtcaaattcctcaaacttgttctttttgaaaaaccttctgagaacgcatatgacctctccaaattcctcgcaactatactctgttcacaggtacacatgtcctctactgaatcactaggttctcatcaactaactcatttgcagcgttcctcgaaaaAAAGTTGCACACCTCTTCAGAAACTTCTGTTGTTCATAttcctcagctgaagaaaatggctgatggtaagaagccacagaagggtGGAAAAAGGCCTGAGGTCAATACTGCTTTCGAAATCCCCGATGACATATACAAGGattattgcactcctgatgaggccaaatTTGGCAAGGAGGACAAAAATTAGTGCAAGGTGCGCATACAAAGGATAGAGAGAAGATGGGCAcgtgaatggagggagtacagatatattactcccaagtatatgaagaaattcacACTCAACCCGCCATgaccaagacctccattggcacctggccaattGGCAGACCCTACCAGCCTCAAGCAcggtgaggattatcctgatgaatgggcaaAGCGCCAGGCCAAACTATCAAAACAGGCAAGAGAAGTagtgaggaaatttaatgaagactctgctgctgctgctactgctgctgagACCTCTGCAAGCAAGCCAAGGAAGGCCATGCCTAAGAAGCCTGCTTTCAAGCCAAGTGCTTCAACCTCAATGCCCTCACGGCCCAgctcctcagcaatgccctcacggccagattcttcaatgccctcacggccaattcctcaacCTGCATCTCCTACAAAGTCTTCAGCTCCTCCGTCAAAGTCCTCAGCTGCTCCAACTAAATCCTCTGCACTTGTGCATCTCGCCACGTGTAAAGGACAACATGCTTCTCAATTGCCTCAGGAGCATCTGCAAGTTCCTCTGCTGCACCAAATTCTTCAACTGGCCCCTCTTTGCTGAAGAAAAAGGCTACTGCTGGACGAGGCCCTCGACCTagtcctcacaagaagcaggtcgcctttcAAGTGCCTTCTGATGATGaggctgatgatgaagaacttgccgaaatcatcagagacaggcaggctagggccgctagagccaaaggcagcaatgtgccaatgctactggatccaaagttgatcctagAATTCATTGATCTATGGCACAAGGACCCAAACACGCCTTTGCCGGAGATAAACCTCACTCCTGGTCAAAGTCATGTCTTGACTGCTTTCATTGGAGAAGAAAAATGGAAGTATGACCAAGCAAGGTCATTGAAAAAAGCGCAATACAAAAAGCAGCGCTACCTAAAGGACAACGTCATCAATCTTTCGCCTGAGCAGCTTCTCGCACTACAAGCTGAAATCAAGAAGCTCAGCGAAGAATTTGAAGCCTACAAGGCTGACTAGAAGGGCGCCAAGGTCCGATTCGTCAACCTGATGAAGAAATTCACTTCAAGTGTTGCTGCTCCTGTGCACATTGAAGTCACTActgctgaagcatctgctcagcctactgaagaacaTGCTAGTACCGCTGATGACACTCagggtgctgaagaaaatgtaaGTTCCTAGGCTGAtgctgcattccagccgctgatgAAATTGCCAGGGCATTCACTAGTGGTGctcctgaagaaaatgaagaagtcagggcaactgcatcagctGCGCCTGAAGAAACTAAACTGAGGTGTATTAATGGAATGGATGATAAACCACTGTTAGCCCTATTTTGGTGTAGGGTTAGGAAGCATTCTTGCCCGGCAAAAGGTAAATATTTTTATCTGGCGTACATTGCATGGTACTCCCCCATGTCGTGTTACGCTTGACAATAGACATATGGAAGTCTCACTCTAATGTCCATTCGAGCCCAGAGGATACAAAACACATGTTATTTCTCTGTAAGAAAGCAAGAGATGATTGGAGGTGATGAAATTACTGATAGAGCCTATGAAATTGATGGCGGCTCTAGAGCTTCTACTTCTTTTGCCATAATAGGATTTGTCCATGATGGATATTCAGCATGTTCGAGAGATGATTGCCATTATTGCCTGGTATTTTTTATGGGAAAGGCATAAGGTGTTCCATGAGACTGACCTGAGGGGTGACAAAGGCAAATTCATTGCAGGGGGACGGGAGGACCGATTGCATATGGCAATATTATTTTTACGTGGTAATAAAAGGCCTTTTTTCTTTTCAGCATTTCAAAAATATGAAAACTTCATCTCACACCAAGACTCTGATTTGTCCGGAAAAATTATTCCCTAAAGCATCTGTTCCCCAGCAGAGCACTCAAAACTCTTCTCAGATGAGTATGTCGATCATAGCAAACTTAGCATACCACTCTTCATAACAGCAATAAGCTAATGCTAGCAGTTACATTTAACATCATAACTTGCTCTCATGCATGGACTACAGCTTCATTTCTTTTTTTTTCGTCCGACCTTCTCATCCAGCACTTCAACATTTGCCAGAGGCTAAGTATACATACACAGCTTGATTTATAGTACAAGCTACAGGAAGAAATGGAAACATTCTCCTCCTGGGAAACGGAAGAGGAACGGTAACAAAACGGCGCCCCGTCTAGAACTTGAAGTCCTTCTTTTTGGAAGATTTCCCGTCCTTCTCGTGCTTCCTCTTCCTCTTGCTCGCGTTCTGCAAATCGGAGAGGGGGAAAGATTCAGCTCGATGAAAGCTGGTATTTGATTCTGGCTCAACAGATACACAAGACTGCCTCTGTAAAAACATACCTCCGCCACCATGTCGCTGAAGTCTTCCTTCTGGTTCCGGAGCTTCTCCTCCTCCCGGGCTTCTTCATACCTGTTTTCATCATTTTATTAAAGGGAAGGCGTTAACGGTTCAACTCGTGGCTACTGACAGGCAAAGCTTGGCAGACGCGAGCGAGAAGTGATCTTACTTGGCTGCCAGAACATCATCCATAACTTCAAGCTCCTCGGGATGTATGGTGACGTCCACTTTGTCGGACTTTTGATTCTTGAGAAGGTCAACCTGCAAACGAGGATCACAAAGATGTGTCAATGAATCATCGGAACATGCACGGCATGGGAATGCTTGTATACTTGGGGCAAGGAATGTTAAAAGCTCACCCTTTTAACCCCAGCTTTATCCTGTGCCCCAACCACATACCTGCAAAAACAGCAAGATACAAAATGAGTTCTCCATATGATTGAAACAGGAATCCATCAGAAATTATCGATATAAAATGAGTTCTCCATATGGCTGAAACAGAAATTCATTGGAAAAAATATTGTAGAGATGACTAGGTTGTATTAGAGTTGCATACGTGTGGCTTGATCCATAGAGGGTTCCAGGTGCGATTTTCTCCTCCTTCTGCTCAAGAACCTTCAGATGAAAAAGAACAAATTGTTGGTTATGAACTGCAATAAGTAAGCCAAACTAAAGCTCCATAATAAGATTTGGCCTGAAATGCCACAAAACTGAAGCTAAGCCCTTACCTGGTATAACTGCTTATCTGTTGGCCTTTCAGACTCTTTCCTCTGTTGCTTCCGAAGATCAATGACGTCAGGTGTTTCCACGCCAGTGGGAGTGCTATACAAAGAACAAGAAGAGGCGTCAAAACATAGTTCCCTTAGGGAAGAACCTAAGCTAGTAATCAAATAATTATTCTAGAAATAACCTTGACATGGTGTCGACAGACTGCATGCCAGCTTCCATGTCTTCATCTTCCATTagttcctcctcctcttcctcctcatcatcatcctcctcctcctcttcctcctccaagTCTCCCCAATGCTTGCTGCGGTCAACAGGCTCCTCCTGGAATACAATGCAACACAAGTCAGTTAACTAGTAGAGCTGCAGTTCAATTTCAAGGAAAATTAGCTGATCAAACATACATCATAATTAGGTTCATCCAGCTGTAGGATACCAAAAACATCTCCGTAGAGGGGGCGTCCATGCTGTTAGCCAAAAACAAATAAATAGATCAGAAAAGAAATTTATTTTCGTTACAGAAGCCGCATTTAACTACAGCCGAGCCCATGAAAAGCACATTTGTTGTAAATTACCTCATCCACAGGAGGCTTTCCCCATTCCCCGGGCCGGTAACCAAAAGTAGCACCAGGAGGAATTGGGGCATTCAGACCAGGAATCTTCAGTGAAGGATATGAGGGCGGAGGACCATATCTCTGCCAAAATTATTTGATGTCAGTTGATATAGCTGGCCAATAACAAGAGATCAGTCAACCAGAAGACCAGCTGCCTGGAGTTTGTTTCTTCTAAAAAAGAACAATACCTGCATGTTTATAAGCCATGGAGGCGGTGCACCTTCTGGCATACCAAGAGCTTCTTTAAGTTCTCGGGACAGCATACCTGGCTTCATTTCCCTGAGTTTGACCTGTTGAGTTCATACATGTATTATGCTCGGTAAGACAGGTTTGAGAACACAGACATATGGATCTCCCAAACAAATATCAATTATCTCTGTTTCTGACATTAAGAAGAGAGCGAAGCAAAAAAAAGTACCTCAAACTCTTTTCCTTCGTAGTAAAGGTCACCATGACTAGTCAATTTTGGTTTTGTTTGATATTTGAAGAAGGCGTCCTGTAAAACCTGCACACAACAAAATTAAGGTGAGACTTCCTTTCCTGCACATTCAGAAGTTAACTCATGTCTAAAATTAGAACATATGGAAGAAACACATCGTACTTATCAGCTATGATATTTTCACGTGTACATTATCAGTATCAGTGCCTAAGTGGCAGGTAATTAAACACCTGGCAAACAGATAAGGAGAAAACGCAGGCATGTGCTTGTATTTGCAACTATAATCAGGGGGCAAATAAATAGTGCTCTGTATCCATCTTGCACATTATGGAGAACACACAAATATATATGGCATGTGCTTCTATGTGCAACTCAGATTGGCCTCAAGAGGAATTAACTGACCTGATAATCTATATCCATCTTGCCCATTTTTGGCTGCATACGCTCCCGCTGCTTCTGCTTCAACTTTTTGCTATCCTCTTTCTCGATATATGCCTGAAAATGCATTTGAAAAGGTACTTAAAATTTGTCCATCTTGCCCATTTGTGGAATAAAAATTAGAAGTGACAATAAAACAAAACTACTGAAGTTACCAAGTTGACAAGGGAGATACAATGTCCATAGCATTGCTACAAAGGACCAAGATATTAACATACCTGTCTAATTTTTTCTATTCCAGTTGCAGCAATGAAGTCAGGAAGTTGGAAAGGTTGTTTTTCGATACCTCTCTTACCCTGAAAGAAACAACATGATGATGTAAAATCTATTCGACAAGATATAGATAATAAGAAGCAAAGCATAATTTCATGTTTTGGAGATATATAAAAAAGTTGCAAAGGCCTGGGCAAATGATATACTTGTATAGGCAAATAAAGGAGGACCAAAGGTCAAGATCCTAGATGGACCTAAATGTCTTTCAAGGAATGCTTAGCATGAACCAACTAGATCAAGCACATTAGCATTCATACTATCACTCAAGTACAGTACCACCAAGACCTTGCTCCCAGGAAGTTGCAGCATCCCTGCAAGAATTATATATCTGTATAAGAGGGAGGGGAAAAACCTTATCGACTTTATGTTCCCTCCCCTCTCCTAATAAGACCCACCCCATGGCACTTCGTAATGAGTTACACTAGCATATCCGTGCTGGCCCGAACAGTTGCAGTTACGGGATAAACCCCATGTGTGCTCGACATTGAGTGAATTCGGGACTGGCATATTAGTCTGTCCCTTGGCCCTTATGTTTGTTTGAAAAAAAAAACTTCTGTAACAATACATGAAGGCATGCAGTGTTTGTTCAATGACAGATATTAATTGAGGGAGATGCTCCAACACTTTTATTCAAAGAAAACTGATGGTCTGTTTGCATCTGCCTACCACTCCACTACTAACTACAATAAATTATGATTGTGTGGTTGATTTCTCAGAGGAGCATCCAAGTACTCATTACGAAATTATGCAGAACAAAATTACTCATTACTCATGGTACATGTATTACAAACCTGCAAGAATTTCCTCTTTTGAGACCAGTGCCTTGGGACAGGTACTGTTCCTGTAAGACTTCAGATAGACAAGTAACTTGGGGTCTGATGCAGTCGCGTCCCAAACCTGGCAGGAGGAGCATAATTACATCAGTTGAAGCTAATCCATAAACAATTTTACACTGCTAATAGCAATGAGATAAAAAAAGATTGCACACAACAAATAGTTTAGTGACATTATCTCATCTTATGTTCACACCACCGATACAAGCTACATGGGTACGCGTGTGTGCATGCTGTCATGGCCTTTAACAAGAgaaatactactccctccatcccataatgcaagtgtcaaaaaacgtcttaaaTTATGGGACGGGAGTATATCTTAACCTTAGAACTGTGAAAGGTGAAAGGTGAAAGTTGCTGGCACATTTTTCTAGCAACCCAGCCTAAGATAATCTAACTTGCCGTGAACCTTACTACAGATTATTTACTCAGATAAATCAGAAAGCTTACATA from Triticum urartu cultivar G1812 unplaced genomic scaffold, Tu2.1 TuUngrouped_contig_5651, whole genome shotgun sequence encodes the following:
- the LOC125529511 gene encoding splicing factor 3B subunit 2-like, whose protein sequence is MKIAELKQICNRPDVVEVWDATASDPKLLVYLKSYRNSTCPKALVSKEEILAGMLQLPGSKVLVGKRGIEKQPFQLPDFIAATGIEKIRQAYIEKEDSKKLKQKQRERMQPKMGKMDIDYQVLQDAFFKYQTKPKLTSHGDLYYEGKEFEVKLREMKPGMLSRELKEALGMPEGAPPPWLINMQRYGPPPSYPSLKIPGLNAPIPPGATFGYRPGEWGKPPVDEHGRPLYGDVFGILQLDEPNYDEEPVDRSKHWGDLEEEEEEEDDDEEEEEEELMEDEDMEAGMQSVDTMSSTPTGVETPDVIDLRKQQRKESERPTDKQLYQVLEQKEEKIAPGTLYGSSHTYVVGAQDKAGVKRVDLLKNQKSDKVDVTIHPEELEVMDDVLAAKYEEAREEEKLRNQKEDFSDMVAENASKRKRKHEKDGKSSKKKDFKF